The following coding sequences lie in one Streptomyces venezuelae genomic window:
- a CDS encoding DUF2243 domain-containing protein produces MSTPAHPHPAPGTGGEPRRSMVVCGVIGAAVTAALDEIVFHQILHWHHFYDRSTLGVGLLSDGLLHTAELLALVAGFFLYADLRRRRALAPAHALAGFFLGAGVFQVFDGIVDHKLLRLHQVRYGVDVTPYDWAWNLAGLVLLVVGGVLAVRATRRSETRSVA; encoded by the coding sequence ATGAGCACACCGGCCCATCCGCACCCGGCCCCCGGGACGGGCGGCGAACCGCGCAGGTCGATGGTGGTGTGCGGGGTGATCGGCGCGGCGGTCACGGCCGCGCTCGACGAGATCGTCTTCCACCAGATCCTGCACTGGCACCACTTCTACGACCGTTCCACGCTCGGCGTGGGGCTGCTCTCGGACGGGCTGCTGCACACCGCCGAACTCCTCGCCCTGGTCGCCGGGTTCTTCCTCTACGCCGATCTGCGCAGGCGCCGCGCGCTCGCCCCGGCCCACGCCCTGGCCGGGTTCTTCCTCGGCGCGGGTGTCTTCCAGGTGTTCGACGGCATCGTGGACCACAAGCTGCTCCGTCTGCACCAGGTCCGCTACGGCGTGGACGTCACGCCGTACGACTGGGCGTGGAACCTCGCCGGTCTCGTGCTGCTGGTCGTGGGCGGGGTGCTGGCCGTCCGTGCGACGCGCCGGAGCGAAACGAGGTCCGTGGCGTGA